Proteins from one Cicer arietinum cultivar CDC Frontier isolate Library 1 chromosome 3, Cicar.CDCFrontier_v2.0, whole genome shotgun sequence genomic window:
- the LOC101505957 gene encoding DNA-directed RNA polymerase 2, chloroplastic/mitochondrial isoform X1, with translation MFSTTTATVDSFNRRLGSLTLFKNYRFSKPTRLGISSNMWRNVSKQACKGLFRSRISPPSQNLIFTVNTDILCHLGKQNRTGHVQKSRFQLVENFGGCCCSNNSPFLFDAKGYSSVAEAVSSRDAEEDGNFDGGCRVSKNSSFRFDAKGYSSVAEAVSSTDAEEELAPVDKIQELLDEMKREEMRKVAEFRLKNKTKAEEDPASVDESQKLLDEMKREEKKRVADIRCKNKAVSSNDAEEDPTLGQEVQELLVGMEKEEKRQIAECKLKNGVNLRNGMAEGKYKELRKRQVKTETEVWEEAAKEYKELLMDMCEQKLAPNLPYMKSLFLGWFEPLKDAIEKEQEVYRTGNKRTVYAPYFVQLPSEKMAVITMHKMMGLLMTGTEKGSAGSCRVVQSVCSIGDAIEQEVRIHKFLEKRNKKKRGKGKKNQTVESTADINEEEKLRKKVIDLMKKQKLAAVRGIVKGHDDTKPWGSVMKTKVGSRLVELLVQTAYIQPPSDESQDGVPDIRPAFVHSFRTVTHDAKKTGKKYGVIECDPLILKGLERTAKNMVIPYMPMLVPPTNWTGYDKGGYLFLPSYVMRTHGVKQQREAVKNVPRKQLEPVYEALDTLGHTKWRINKEVLSVVDRIWATGGTLAGLVSRFDADLPKEPVTDDEVEKTKWKWKLKSAKKENRERYSQRCDIELKLAVARKMKDEESFYYPHNLDFRGRAYPMHPHLNHLGSDVCRGILEFADGRPLGKSGLYWLKIHLANLYAGGVDKLSSEGRIAFVENHLDDIFDSAEKPMEGRQWWLNAEDPFQCLAACITLTEALRSSAPEEFMSHIPVHQDGSCNGLQHYAALGRDKLGAAAVNLVAGEKPADVYSGIAARVFEIMRRDAQKDPTVFSDARHARALVNQVDRKLVKQTVMTSVYGVTYIGAREQIKRRLKERNTILDDSELFGASCYAAKVTLTALEEMFQGARSIMNWLGDCAKVIASENQPVRWTTPLGLPVVQPYRKLGRHIVKTSLQMLTLQRETDKVMVKRQRTAFPPNFVHSLDGSHMMMTAVACKNAGLSFAGVHDSYWTHACDVDNMNKILREKFVELYETPILENLLESFQESFPSLQFPPLPERGDFDLREVLESPYFFN, from the exons ATGTTCTCCACTACTACAGCCACCGTTGATTCATTCAACAGGAGATTAGGTTCTCTTACATTGTTTAAAAATTACCGTTTTTCTAAACCAACTCGTTTGGGCATTTCGTCGAACATGTGGCGGAACGTTTCAAAACAAGCTTGTAAAGGGTTGTTTCGTTCTCGTATTAGTCCGCCttctcaaaatttgatttttacgGTTAATACAGATATTTTATGTCACCTTGGTAAGCAGAATCGAACTGGGCATGTTCAGAAGTCGAGGTTTCAGTTAGTGGAGAATTTTGGTGGTTGTTGTTGTTCTAATAATTCTCCGTTTTTATTTGATGCTAAAGGTTATTCTAGTGTTGCTGAAGCGGTTTCTTCGAGGGACGCAGAGGAAGATGGTAATTTTGATGGGGGTTGTCGTGTTTCGAAGAATTCGAGTTTTCGATTCGATGCTAAAGGGTATTCTAGTGTTGCTGAGGCGGTTTCTTCGACGGATGCAGAGGAAGAACTTGCTCCGGTTGATAAGATTCAAGAGTTGTTGGATGAGATGAAGAGAGAAGAGATGAGAAAGGTTGCAGAATTTAGGTTGAAAAATAAGACCAAAGCGGAGGAAGACCCTGCATCCGTAGATGAAAGTCAAAAGTTGTTGGATGAGATGAAGAGAGAAGAGAAGAAACGGGTTGCTGATATTAGGTGCAAAAACAAGGCTGTTTCTTCGAATGATGCGGAAGAAGACCCTACATTAGGCCAGGAAGTTCAAGAGTTGTTGGTTGGGATGGAGAAAGAAGAGAAGCGACAAATTGCTGAATGTAAGTTGAAAAATGGGGTGAATTTGAGGAATGGTATGGCAGAGGGGAAATACAAGGAGTTGAGGAAAAGACAGGTGAAGACTGAGACTGAAGTTTGGGAAGAAGCTGCAAAGGAGTATAAGGAGCTTTTGATGGATATGTGTGAACAAAAGTTGGCACCTAATTTGCCTTACATGAAATCATTGTTTCTTGGTTGGTTTGAGCCTCTAAAGGATGCAATTGAGAAGGAGCAGGAGGTGTACAGGACAGGGAATAAGAGGACGGTTTATGCGCCTTACTTTGTTCAGTTGCCGTCTGAGAAGATGGCTGTCATAACTATGCATAAGATGATGGGGTTGTTGATGACGGGAACTGAGAAAGGCTCTGCCGGCTCTTGTAGGGTTGTGCAGAGCGTATGCAGCATAGGTGATGCTATTGAGCAAGAG GTTAGAATACACAAGTTTCTGGAAAAACGTAATAAGAAAAAGCGGGGTAAAGGCAagaaaaatcaaacagttgAGTCCACTGCAGACATCAATGAAGAGGAAAAACTGCGGAAAAAAGTCATTGACTTGATGAAAAAGCAAAAGCTTGCTGCAGTGAGAGGAATAGTGAAGGGCCATGATGATACAAAACCATGGGGATCTGTTATGAAGACAAAG GTAGGAAGCCGTTTGGTTGAACTTTTGGTGCAAACAGCGTACATACAACCACCATCAGATGAGTCACAGGATGGTGTACCTGATATCCGTCCTGCATTTGTGCATTCATTTAGGACAGTGACGCACGATGCAAA GAAAACAGGGAAAAAATATGGTGTTATTGAGTGCGACCCTCTAATTCTTAAAGGGCTTGAACGAACT GCAAAAAATATGGTCATTCCTTATATGCCTATGTTGGTTCCACCAACCAACTGGACAGG TTATGACAAAGGTGGGTACTTGTTCTTACCCTCCTATGTCATGCGTACTCATGGAGTCAAGCAACAACGCGAGGCTGTCAAGAACGTCCCTAGGAAGCAACTAGAGCCTGTATATGAG GCTCTGGATACTCTTGGGCATACAAAATGGAGGATAAATAAAGAGGTACTCAGTGTTGTGGACAGGATATGGGCTACTGGAGGCACACTTGCTGGTTTGGTTAGCCGCTTTGAT GCTGATTTACCCAAGGAACCGGTTACTGATGATGAAGTAGAGAAAACTAAATGGAAATGGAAGCTCAAATCTGCGAAGAAAGAGAACCGGGAGAGATATTCGCAACGTTGTGACATCGAACTCAAACTTGCT GTAGCCCGAAAAATGAAGGACGAAGAGTCTTTTTACTACCCACACAACCTTGATTTTCGGGGGCGCGCATATCCCATGCACCCACATTTAAATCACCTTGGTTCAGATGTATGCCGAGGGATATTGGAGTTTGCAGATGGACGCCCTCTTGGAAAGTCTGGTCTGTACTGGCTGAAAATACACCTCGCAAATCTATATGCTGGCGGTGTTGACAAACTATCCAGTGAAGGTCGCATAGCATTCGTTGAAAATCATCTTGATGACATATTTGATTCTGCTGAAAAACCTATGGAAGGAAGACAGTGGTGGTTGAATGCAGAAGATCCATTCCAGTGCTTGGCTGCATGCATAACTCTAACTGAAGCTTTAAGAAGTTCTGCACCAGAAGAGTTTATGTCACATATTCCAGTACACCAG GATGGCTCTTGCAATGGATTGCAACATTATGCTGCTTTAGGAAGAGACAAG ctAGGGGCTGCTGCTGTCAATCTAGTTGCAGGAGAGAAGCCAGCCGATGTTTACTCGGGAATAGCGGCTAG GGTATTTGAGATCATGCGAAGGGATGCTCAGAAAGATCCCACAGTTTTTTCTGATGCTCGTCATGCAAGGGCTTTGGTTAATCAG GTGGATAGAAAATTGGTTAAGCAGACAGTGATGACATCAGTGTATGGTGTCACTTATATTGGAGCACGGGAACAGATAAAGAGGAGgttgaaagaaagaaacacTATTTTAGATGATTCAGAGCTTTTTGGTGCTTCTTGTTATGCTGCAAAG GTAACCTTAACTGCCTTAGAGGAGATGTTTCAAGGCGCACGAAGTATCATGAACTGGCTTGGGGACTGTGCAAAA GTAATTGCATCTGAAAACCAGCCAGTGCGTTGGACCACTCCTCTTGGACTTCCTGTGGTGCAACCTTACCGTAAACTAGGAAGGCATATT GTCAAAACTTCACTTCAGATGTTAACATTGCAACGAGAAACAGACAAG GTCATGGTCAAGCGGCAGAGAACCGCATTTCCACCAAATTTTGTTCACTCGCTTGATGGTTCTCATATGATGATGACTGCAGTTGCCTGCAAAAATGCAGGCTTGAGTTTTGCAG GGGTTCATGATTCATATTGGACGCATGCATGTGATGTTGataatatgaacaaaatactgAGAGAAAAGTTTGTTGAACTCTATGAGACCCCAATTCTGGAAAAC TTACTGGAGAGCTTTCAAGAGTCTTTCCCATCTTTACAATTTCCACCCTTACCTGAACGTGGAGACTTTGACTTGAGGGAAGTTTTAGAGTCGCCATATTTTTTCAACTGA
- the LOC101505957 gene encoding DNA-directed RNA polymerase 2, chloroplastic/mitochondrial isoform X2: MFSTTTATVDSFNRRLGSLTLFKNYRFSKPTRLGISSNMWRNVSKQACKGLFRSRISPPSQNLIFTVNTDILCHLGYSSVAEAVSSRDAEEDGNFDGGCRVSKNSSFRFDAKGYSSVAEAVSSTDAEEELAPVDKIQELLDEMKREEMRKVAEFRLKNKTKAEEDPASVDESQKLLDEMKREEKKRVADIRCKNKAVSSNDAEEDPTLGQEVQELLVGMEKEEKRQIAECKLKNGVNLRNGMAEGKYKELRKRQVKTETEVWEEAAKEYKELLMDMCEQKLAPNLPYMKSLFLGWFEPLKDAIEKEQEVYRTGNKRTVYAPYFVQLPSEKMAVITMHKMMGLLMTGTEKGSAGSCRVVQSVCSIGDAIEQEVRIHKFLEKRNKKKRGKGKKNQTVESTADINEEEKLRKKVIDLMKKQKLAAVRGIVKGHDDTKPWGSVMKTKVGSRLVELLVQTAYIQPPSDESQDGVPDIRPAFVHSFRTVTHDAKKTGKKYGVIECDPLILKGLERTAKNMVIPYMPMLVPPTNWTGYDKGGYLFLPSYVMRTHGVKQQREAVKNVPRKQLEPVYEALDTLGHTKWRINKEVLSVVDRIWATGGTLAGLVSRFDADLPKEPVTDDEVEKTKWKWKLKSAKKENRERYSQRCDIELKLAVARKMKDEESFYYPHNLDFRGRAYPMHPHLNHLGSDVCRGILEFADGRPLGKSGLYWLKIHLANLYAGGVDKLSSEGRIAFVENHLDDIFDSAEKPMEGRQWWLNAEDPFQCLAACITLTEALRSSAPEEFMSHIPVHQDGSCNGLQHYAALGRDKLGAAAVNLVAGEKPADVYSGIAARVFEIMRRDAQKDPTVFSDARHARALVNQVDRKLVKQTVMTSVYGVTYIGAREQIKRRLKERNTILDDSELFGASCYAAKVTLTALEEMFQGARSIMNWLGDCAKVIASENQPVRWTTPLGLPVVQPYRKLGRHIVKTSLQMLTLQRETDKVMVKRQRTAFPPNFVHSLDGSHMMMTAVACKNAGLSFAGVHDSYWTHACDVDNMNKILREKFVELYETPILENLLESFQESFPSLQFPPLPERGDFDLREVLESPYFFN, from the exons ATGTTCTCCACTACTACAGCCACCGTTGATTCATTCAACAGGAGATTAGGTTCTCTTACATTGTTTAAAAATTACCGTTTTTCTAAACCAACTCGTTTGGGCATTTCGTCGAACATGTGGCGGAACGTTTCAAAACAAGCTTGTAAAGGGTTGTTTCGTTCTCGTATTAGTCCGCCttctcaaaatttgatttttacgGTTAATACAGATATTTTATGTCACCTTG GTTATTCTAGTGTTGCTGAAGCGGTTTCTTCGAGGGACGCAGAGGAAGATGGTAATTTTGATGGGGGTTGTCGTGTTTCGAAGAATTCGAGTTTTCGATTCGATGCTAAAGGGTATTCTAGTGTTGCTGAGGCGGTTTCTTCGACGGATGCAGAGGAAGAACTTGCTCCGGTTGATAAGATTCAAGAGTTGTTGGATGAGATGAAGAGAGAAGAGATGAGAAAGGTTGCAGAATTTAGGTTGAAAAATAAGACCAAAGCGGAGGAAGACCCTGCATCCGTAGATGAAAGTCAAAAGTTGTTGGATGAGATGAAGAGAGAAGAGAAGAAACGGGTTGCTGATATTAGGTGCAAAAACAAGGCTGTTTCTTCGAATGATGCGGAAGAAGACCCTACATTAGGCCAGGAAGTTCAAGAGTTGTTGGTTGGGATGGAGAAAGAAGAGAAGCGACAAATTGCTGAATGTAAGTTGAAAAATGGGGTGAATTTGAGGAATGGTATGGCAGAGGGGAAATACAAGGAGTTGAGGAAAAGACAGGTGAAGACTGAGACTGAAGTTTGGGAAGAAGCTGCAAAGGAGTATAAGGAGCTTTTGATGGATATGTGTGAACAAAAGTTGGCACCTAATTTGCCTTACATGAAATCATTGTTTCTTGGTTGGTTTGAGCCTCTAAAGGATGCAATTGAGAAGGAGCAGGAGGTGTACAGGACAGGGAATAAGAGGACGGTTTATGCGCCTTACTTTGTTCAGTTGCCGTCTGAGAAGATGGCTGTCATAACTATGCATAAGATGATGGGGTTGTTGATGACGGGAACTGAGAAAGGCTCTGCCGGCTCTTGTAGGGTTGTGCAGAGCGTATGCAGCATAGGTGATGCTATTGAGCAAGAG GTTAGAATACACAAGTTTCTGGAAAAACGTAATAAGAAAAAGCGGGGTAAAGGCAagaaaaatcaaacagttgAGTCCACTGCAGACATCAATGAAGAGGAAAAACTGCGGAAAAAAGTCATTGACTTGATGAAAAAGCAAAAGCTTGCTGCAGTGAGAGGAATAGTGAAGGGCCATGATGATACAAAACCATGGGGATCTGTTATGAAGACAAAG GTAGGAAGCCGTTTGGTTGAACTTTTGGTGCAAACAGCGTACATACAACCACCATCAGATGAGTCACAGGATGGTGTACCTGATATCCGTCCTGCATTTGTGCATTCATTTAGGACAGTGACGCACGATGCAAA GAAAACAGGGAAAAAATATGGTGTTATTGAGTGCGACCCTCTAATTCTTAAAGGGCTTGAACGAACT GCAAAAAATATGGTCATTCCTTATATGCCTATGTTGGTTCCACCAACCAACTGGACAGG TTATGACAAAGGTGGGTACTTGTTCTTACCCTCCTATGTCATGCGTACTCATGGAGTCAAGCAACAACGCGAGGCTGTCAAGAACGTCCCTAGGAAGCAACTAGAGCCTGTATATGAG GCTCTGGATACTCTTGGGCATACAAAATGGAGGATAAATAAAGAGGTACTCAGTGTTGTGGACAGGATATGGGCTACTGGAGGCACACTTGCTGGTTTGGTTAGCCGCTTTGAT GCTGATTTACCCAAGGAACCGGTTACTGATGATGAAGTAGAGAAAACTAAATGGAAATGGAAGCTCAAATCTGCGAAGAAAGAGAACCGGGAGAGATATTCGCAACGTTGTGACATCGAACTCAAACTTGCT GTAGCCCGAAAAATGAAGGACGAAGAGTCTTTTTACTACCCACACAACCTTGATTTTCGGGGGCGCGCATATCCCATGCACCCACATTTAAATCACCTTGGTTCAGATGTATGCCGAGGGATATTGGAGTTTGCAGATGGACGCCCTCTTGGAAAGTCTGGTCTGTACTGGCTGAAAATACACCTCGCAAATCTATATGCTGGCGGTGTTGACAAACTATCCAGTGAAGGTCGCATAGCATTCGTTGAAAATCATCTTGATGACATATTTGATTCTGCTGAAAAACCTATGGAAGGAAGACAGTGGTGGTTGAATGCAGAAGATCCATTCCAGTGCTTGGCTGCATGCATAACTCTAACTGAAGCTTTAAGAAGTTCTGCACCAGAAGAGTTTATGTCACATATTCCAGTACACCAG GATGGCTCTTGCAATGGATTGCAACATTATGCTGCTTTAGGAAGAGACAAG ctAGGGGCTGCTGCTGTCAATCTAGTTGCAGGAGAGAAGCCAGCCGATGTTTACTCGGGAATAGCGGCTAG GGTATTTGAGATCATGCGAAGGGATGCTCAGAAAGATCCCACAGTTTTTTCTGATGCTCGTCATGCAAGGGCTTTGGTTAATCAG GTGGATAGAAAATTGGTTAAGCAGACAGTGATGACATCAGTGTATGGTGTCACTTATATTGGAGCACGGGAACAGATAAAGAGGAGgttgaaagaaagaaacacTATTTTAGATGATTCAGAGCTTTTTGGTGCTTCTTGTTATGCTGCAAAG GTAACCTTAACTGCCTTAGAGGAGATGTTTCAAGGCGCACGAAGTATCATGAACTGGCTTGGGGACTGTGCAAAA GTAATTGCATCTGAAAACCAGCCAGTGCGTTGGACCACTCCTCTTGGACTTCCTGTGGTGCAACCTTACCGTAAACTAGGAAGGCATATT GTCAAAACTTCACTTCAGATGTTAACATTGCAACGAGAAACAGACAAG GTCATGGTCAAGCGGCAGAGAACCGCATTTCCACCAAATTTTGTTCACTCGCTTGATGGTTCTCATATGATGATGACTGCAGTTGCCTGCAAAAATGCAGGCTTGAGTTTTGCAG GGGTTCATGATTCATATTGGACGCATGCATGTGATGTTGataatatgaacaaaatactgAGAGAAAAGTTTGTTGAACTCTATGAGACCCCAATTCTGGAAAAC TTACTGGAGAGCTTTCAAGAGTCTTTCCCATCTTTACAATTTCCACCCTTACCTGAACGTGGAGACTTTGACTTGAGGGAAGTTTTAGAGTCGCCATATTTTTTCAACTGA